Proteins found in one Sorghum bicolor cultivar BTx623 chromosome 1, Sorghum_bicolor_NCBIv3, whole genome shotgun sequence genomic segment:
- the LOC8062972 gene encoding succinate dehydrogenase subunit 5, mitochondrial: MAAAALRSSAARRLLRLAPAASSALSAASRPTAGVAPLSRPFAALSGGNNPISWKLRRFFSSNEKHLPAISDPEIESAFKDLLAASWNELPDSLVEEAKKAVSKATDDNAGQEALKNVFRAAEACEEFSGTLVTLRMALDDLCGLTGENVGPLPGYIEDAVKAAYNRYMTYLESFGPEENYLRKKVETELGTKMIHLKMRCSGIGSEWGKISLIGTSGISGSYVELRA; this comes from the exons atggccgccgccgccctccgtTCCTCCGCCGCACGCCGGCTCCTGCGCCTCGCCCCGGCAGCCTCGTCGGCTCTGTCCGCTGCTTCCCGGCCCACCGCCGGGGTTGCGCCGCTCTCGCGCCCCTTCGCCGCGCTCTCAG GTGGCAACAATCCTATCTCATGGAAACTGAGACGCTTCTTCAGTTCAAATGAAAAGCACTTGCCTGCAATATCTGATCCAGAGATAGAATCTGCATTTAAGGACTTGTTGGCTGCTAGTTGGAATGAACTTCCAGATTCTCTCGTAGAGGAAGCAAAGAAAGCAGTATCTAAAGCCACCGATGACAATGCTGGTCAAGAGGCTTTGAAAAATGTATTTCGTGCAGCTGAGGCATGTGAAGAATTTAGTGGAACCTTGGTTACCCTAAGAATGGCTCTTGATGATCTTTGTGGCCTGACTGGTGAA AATGTGGGTCCCTTGCCTGGTTATATTGAAGATGCTGTTAAAGCTGCATATAATCGCTACATGACATATCTGGAGTCCTTTGGCCCTGAGGAAAATTATCTAAGAAAGAAGGTGGAGACTGAGTTGGGGACAAAAATGATACACCTCAAAATGAGATGCAGTGGCATAGGTTCTGAATGGGGAAAG ATCTCCCTGATTGGCACCTCAGGGATCTCAGGTTCCTACGTTGAGCTAAGGGCATGA
- the LOC8054147 gene encoding acylpyruvase FAHD1, mitochondrial yields MASAAAAQRLLASSTKIIGVGRNYIAHAKELNNPVPKEPVLFLKPTSSFLHAGVATAAVEIPEPLESLHHEVELAVVISRRGRDIPEASAMDFVGGYALALDMTARDLQSVAKSAGLPWTLAKGQDTFTPISAVVPKSAVTNPDDLELWLKVDDELRQKGSTSDMIFKIPFLISYISSIMTLMEGDVILTGTPEGVGPVRVGQKIKAGITDLIDVEFDVQRRNRSFSA; encoded by the exons ATGGCTTCCGCTGCGGCGGCGCAGAGGCTCCTCGCGTCGAGCACGAAGATCATCGGGGTTGGGCGCAACTACATCGCCCACGCCAAGGAGCTCAACAACCCGGTCCCCAAG GAGCCCGTCCTGTTCCTGAAGCCGACCTCGTCGTTCCTCCACGCTGGCGtggccaccgccgccgtcgagATCCCGGAGCCGCTCGAGTCGCTGCACCACGAGGTCGAGCTCGCCGTTGTCATTTCCCGGCGTGGGCGCGACATTCCTGAGGCGTCCGCCATGGACTTCGTCGGAG GTTATGCACTTGCTTTGGACATGACAGCAAGGGACCTTCAATCTGTTGCTAAG TCTGCAGGCCTTCCATGGACTTTGGCTAAAGGACAAGATACCTTCACTCCAATTAGTGCAGTA GTTCCAAAATCGGCTGTCACTAATCCCGACGATCTTGAGCTCTGGCTAAAG GTAGATGATGAACTAAGACAGAAAGGATCCACAAGTGACATGATATTCAAGATTCCTTTTCTGATAAGCTATATCAGTTCCATCATGACATTAATGGAGGGTGATGTGATACTAACAG GTACTCCTGAGGGTGTGGGTCCTGTCCGAGTAGGTCAGAAGATCAAAGCTGGTATAACCGACCTAATTGATGTCGAGTTTGATGTTCAGAGGCGCAATCGGTCATTTTCTGCATGA